One genomic segment of Hordeum vulgare subsp. vulgare chromosome 2H, MorexV3_pseudomolecules_assembly, whole genome shotgun sequence includes these proteins:
- the LOC123429628 gene encoding putative glycine-rich cell wall structural protein 1, which yields MAASTKLVALGFVVLVSIGFTNASRMLASSSSAGGGGGGGGGGGSSTGGAGSGWGHGIGGGGGLGFGQNTGDSSNKYNFAKGAGGGGGNGAGGGSQGGSGSGSGSGGGNGVGSSGSASAPSGSGYANADGQGGGGGGGGGADGSSGSGAGDGAGKGEGESGLATSPAIAPSAGGVSYSDAGGVGTGGGGGDGGNGGGNGAGAGQAASDDTSGGNASGGGSGNGGGQGGGVAQGPSMGVGSGSGIGGGQTGSTGSYGQGYASGTGAGTGGGGGGSNNGGSGGGGGSGSGSGSAGYP from the coding sequence ATGGCTGCTAGCACTAAGCTTGTAGCTCTTGGCTTTGTTGTCCTCGTGAGCATTGGGTTCACCAATGCTTCGAGGATGCTGGCTAGCTCCTCCAGTGCTGGAGGTGGAGGCGGGGGAGGCGGAGGCGGTGGCAGCTCGACAGGTGGGGCTGGGAGTGGATGGGGCCATGGgatcggaggaggtggtggcttgGGATTTGGCCAGAATACTGGAGATTCCAGTAACAAGTATAACTTTGCCAAGGgagctggtggaggagggggaaACGGTGCTGGTGGTGGTTCTCAAGGCGGATCCGGATCCGGTTCCGGCTCCGGCGGTGGCAACGGTGTTGGTTCGAGTGGCTCGGCATCAGCCCCTAGTGGTAGTGGGTACGCCAACGCTGATGgtcaaggtgggggcggtggtggaggtggtggtgcagATGGGTCAAGCGGATCTGGAGCTGGAGATGGTGCTGGCAAAGGAGAAGGTGAGAGTGGCCTAGCAACGTCCCCGGCTATAGCTCCTTCTGCTGGTGGTGTCAGCTACTCTGATGCTGGTGGTGTTGGCACTGGCGGTGGTGGCGGTGACGGTGGAAATGGAGGTGGTAATGGCGCTGGAGCTGGACAGGCTGCCAGCGATGACACTTCTGGAGGCAATGCCAGTGGAGGGGGTAGCGGCAACGGTGGTGGTCAAGGTGGAGGTGTAGCTCAAGGTCCAAGCATGGGAGTTGGTTCTGGCTCTGGCATTGGAGGCGGACAGACTGGTAGCACTGGTTCCTATGGTCAAGGCTATGCCAGCGGAACCGGTGCTGGTACGGGTGGCGGCGGAGGCGGTAGCAACAATGGTGGTTCTGGCGGTGGTGGAGGTAGCGGATCCGGATCCGGCAGCGCTGGATACCCCTAA
- the LOC123429629 gene encoding glycine-rich cell wall structural protein-like — translation MAASTKLVALGFVVLVSIGFTNASRMLASSSSAGGGGGGGGGGGSSSGGGGRGWGHGAGGGGGLGFGESTGDSSNTYNFAKGAGGGGGNGAGGGSQGGSGSGSGSGGGNGVGSSGSASAPSGSGYANADGQGGGGGGGGGADGSSGSGAGDGAGKGEGESGIATAPAVAPSAGGVSYSDAGGAGTGGGGGDGGNGGGNGAGGGQAASDDTSGGNASGSGSGNGGGQGGGVAQGPSMGVGSGSGIGGGQTGSTGSYGQGYATGTGAGTGGGGGGSNNGGSGGGGGSGSGSGSGGYP, via the coding sequence ATGGCTGCTAGCACTAAGCTTGTAGCTCTTGGCTTCGTTGTCCTCGTGAGCATTGGATTCACCAATGCTTCGAGGATGCTGGCTAGCTCCTCGAGTGCCGGAGGTGGAGGCGGTGGAGGCGGAGGCGGTGGCAGCTCGTCGGGTGGGGGTGGGAGAGGATGGGGCCATGGggccggaggaggtggtggcttgGGATTTGGCGAGAGTACTGGAGATTCCAGTAACACGTATAACTTTGCCAAGGgagctggtggaggagggggaaACGGTGCTGGCGGTGGTTCTCAAGGCGGATCCGGATCCGGTTCCGGCTCTGGTGGTGGAAATGGTGTTGGTTCGAGTGGCTCGGCATCAGCCCCTAGTGGCAGTGGTTACGCCAACGCTGATGGTCAGggtgggggcggtggtggaggtggtggtgcagATGGGTCAAGCGGATCTGGAGCCGGAGATGGTGCTGGCAAAGGAGAAGGTGAGAGTGGCATAGCAACTGCCCCTGCTGTAGCTCCTTCTGCTGGTGGTGTCAGCTACTCTGATGCTGGCGGTGCTGGCActggcggtggtggcggcgacgGCGGAAATGGAGGTGGTAATGGTGCTGGAGGTGGACAGGCTGCGAGCGATGACACTTCAGGAGGCAATGCCAGTGGAAGTGGCAGCGGCAACGGTGGTGGCCAAGGCGGAGGCGTAGCTCAAGGTCCAAGCATGGGAGTTGGTTCTGGCTCAGGCATTGGGGGCGGACAGACTGGTAGCACTGGTTCCTACGGTCAAGGCTATGCCACTGGAACTGGTGCTGGAacgggtggcggtggcggtggcagcaACAATGGTGGATCTGGCGGTGGTGGAGGTAGCGGATCCGGATCCGGCAGCGGCGGATACCCCTAA